From the Aquitalea magnusonii genome, one window contains:
- a CDS encoding DUF4337 domain-containing protein, producing MAEEEYEVAGLHEKLLEEEAEKGQLAQRIALLTAILATIGAVFSYQSGAKQNEALFLKNQSILKQSEASDAWAYYQAKSTKAHLDQLALVLLTDPAQKARFQADLQKQQTQQAEQLQKAQALQQESRELSERSEQVLRPHERMALAMTLIQIAVAMASITVLTQRRWLLAVSLVSALGGIGLAISSWL from the coding sequence ATGGCGGAAGAAGAATACGAAGTTGCCGGATTGCATGAAAAGCTGCTGGAAGAAGAGGCGGAAAAAGGCCAACTGGCACAGAGGATTGCGCTGCTGACGGCGATTCTGGCCACTATTGGCGCGGTGTTCAGCTATCAGAGCGGGGCCAAGCAGAATGAAGCCTTGTTCCTGAAAAACCAGAGCATTCTCAAGCAGTCCGAGGCATCGGATGCCTGGGCCTACTATCAGGCCAAATCCACCAAGGCGCATCTGGACCAACTGGCGCTGGTACTGCTGACCGATCCGGCGCAAAAAGCGCGTTTCCAGGCGGACTTGCAAAAGCAGCAAACCCAGCAGGCCGAGCAATTGCAGAAAGCCCAGGCTTTGCAGCAAGAGTCGCGCGAGCTGAGTGAGCGCTCGGAGCAGGTTTTGCGCCCGCACGAGCGCATGGCGCTGGCGATGACGCTGATCCAGATTGCCGTTGCCATGGCATCCATCACCGTGCTGACGCAGCGGCGCTGGCTGCTGGCTGTGTCGCTGGTTTCGGCCCTGGGCGGCATCGGCCTGGCAATCAGTAGCTGGCTATAG
- the hflK gene encoding FtsH protease activity modulator HflK, giving the protein MQQDEAGQAAIQGRPRSSWAQRVDYYLDLMGMRGKGLLLLGGLLATGWVMAGIYKVQPDEQGVVLRLGRWVDTTQAGLHYHLPWPIETVLLPKVTQIKQLKLSNLYDGVTGDSSDPRDKQMLTGDENIVEADGVVYWRIKDAGQFLFKVNNPETSLRIAAESAMREVVSRTPIQAVMSNRRQQVADETRSLLQSRLDEAESGILVTQVQLQRVDPPAAVIDAFNDVQRARADQERARNEAQAYSNDILPKARGDAARILQEAQAYQSQVVNLAQGEAKRFDSVYQSYAQAKDVTAWRLYLDSMDEVLKKASKVVVDSSGKGGNGGVLSLLQLQDKDKAKAAKETR; this is encoded by the coding sequence GTGCAACAAGACGAAGCCGGACAAGCGGCAATACAGGGCAGGCCGCGCAGCAGTTGGGCGCAGCGGGTGGATTATTATCTGGATTTGATGGGCATGCGCGGCAAGGGTTTGCTGCTGCTGGGCGGCCTGCTGGCCACCGGCTGGGTGATGGCCGGCATTTACAAGGTGCAGCCGGACGAGCAGGGCGTGGTATTGCGCCTGGGCCGCTGGGTGGATACCACCCAGGCCGGGCTGCATTACCACCTGCCGTGGCCGATTGAAACCGTGCTGCTGCCCAAGGTTACGCAGATCAAGCAATTGAAGCTGTCCAATCTGTACGACGGGGTGACCGGGGACTCCAGCGACCCGCGCGACAAGCAGATGCTGACTGGTGACGAAAACATTGTCGAGGCCGATGGCGTGGTGTACTGGCGCATCAAGGATGCCGGGCAGTTTTTGTTCAAGGTGAATAATCCGGAAACCTCGCTGCGCATTGCCGCCGAAAGCGCCATGCGCGAGGTGGTGTCGCGCACCCCCATCCAGGCGGTGATGTCCAACCGTCGCCAGCAGGTGGCCGATGAAACCCGCAGCCTGCTGCAAAGCCGGCTGGATGAAGCCGAAAGCGGCATTCTGGTGACGCAAGTGCAGTTGCAGCGGGTGGACCCGCCAGCCGCGGTGATCGACGCCTTCAACGATGTGCAGCGCGCCCGTGCCGACCAGGAACGCGCCCGCAACGAAGCCCAGGCTTACAGCAACGATATTCTGCCCAAAGCGCGTGGCGATGCCGCCCGCATCCTGCAGGAAGCGCAGGCCTATCAGAGCCAGGTGGTGAATCTGGCGCAGGGCGAGGCCAAACGCTTTGATTCGGTGTACCAGAGCTATGCCCAGGCCAAGGATGTCACCGCCTGGCGGCTCTATCTGGACAGCATGGACGAAGTGCTGAAGAAGGCCAGCAAGGTGGTGGTGGATTCCTCTGGCAAGGGCGGCAATGGCGGCGTGCTGTCGCTGTTGCAGCTGCAAGACAAAGACAAGGCCAAGGCCGCCAAGGAGACCCGCTGA
- the hflC gene encoding protease modulator HflC yields MATSYKGAGLVAALAAVWLLSSSFYTLSEGQKGLIIRLGAPIDVDAEPGLKFKLPLVDSLQFYDVRLQTLAPPPEQIILGDEKRVEAETYTRYRIANPLRFYQALRTEDQARLQLTQLVSTSLRRELGKVPLKALLSEERTRIVQQIQQETASRARMLGIEVTEVRLHRADLPLETSQAIYDRMKSARQQEAKELRAQGAQWAQEIQAKAEAERTVILSEAQRQSAIIHGEGDAQANRILAAAFSKDPKFYKFYRSLQTYRQALSDSAPTLLLTPDSALLHDFRNGPASGKP; encoded by the coding sequence ATGGCTACTTCCTACAAGGGTGCGGGCTTGGTGGCCGCGCTGGCTGCCGTGTGGCTGCTGTCGTCTTCTTTCTATACCCTCAGCGAGGGGCAAAAAGGCCTGATCATCCGCCTGGGCGCGCCGATAGACGTGGATGCCGAGCCCGGCCTCAAGTTCAAGCTGCCGCTGGTGGACAGCCTGCAGTTTTACGATGTGCGCCTGCAAACCCTGGCCCCGCCGCCGGAGCAGATCATCCTGGGTGATGAAAAACGGGTGGAAGCGGAAACCTATACCCGTTACCGCATTGCCAACCCGCTGCGCTTTTATCAGGCATTGCGTACCGAGGATCAGGCGCGCCTGCAACTGACCCAGTTGGTGAGCACCTCCTTGCGGCGCGAACTGGGCAAGGTGCCGCTCAAGGCGCTGCTGTCCGAAGAGCGCACCCGCATCGTGCAGCAGATTCAGCAGGAAACCGCCAGCCGCGCCCGCATGCTGGGCATTGAAGTCACCGAGGTGCGCCTGCACCGTGCCGACCTGCCGCTGGAAACCAGTCAGGCCATTTATGACCGCATGAAGTCGGCGCGCCAGCAGGAGGCCAAGGAGCTGCGCGCCCAGGGCGCGCAATGGGCGCAGGAAATCCAGGCCAAGGCCGAGGCTGAGCGCACGGTGATCCTGTCCGAGGCGCAGCGCCAAAGCGCCATCATCCATGGTGAGGGCGATGCCCAGGCCAACCGCATCCTGGCGGCAGCCTTCAGCAAGGACCCCAAGTTCTACAAGTTCTACCGCTCCTTGCAGACTTACCGTCAGGCGCTGTCGGATTCGGCCCCTACACTGTTGCTGACGCCGGACTCCGCCTTGCTGCATGACTTCCGCAACGGCCCGGCCAGCGGCAAGCCATGA
- a CDS encoding NRAMP family divalent metal transporter — MSQLASALRHLAPRRLGWLQRLAATLGPGLVVMLADTDAGSVLTAAQSGAQWGYRLLLLQFLIIPLLFMVQELTVRLALSSGKGYGELVLQRFGRGWARLSTAALILSCFGALLTEMSGLSGVAQLYGMPVWQSVAVLALLIFLMVASGSYRQVERMAMLLGVAELAFLWMAWHAWPQWSHIRQQLLQLPLQDHAYLYLLAANLGSSVMPWTVFYQQSALIDKGLSLADLRAARIDTLLGAVLCQLITAAVLIAAASVFAGHGAVLLDTVPELANAFGQALGPLAGRLLFALALSGGALVATIVVCLSAAWALGELGGRHHALAEHPRAAPWFYAAFALLLLLAAAVVAISPSLVRLSIATGVLNAVLLPLVLVFLYRLARSELPAGLRLQGPYAVLVAALFILAGGLGLFAGLAGALTA, encoded by the coding sequence ATGAGTCAGTTGGCCAGTGCCTTGCGTCATCTCGCGCCGCGCCGTCTGGGCTGGCTGCAGCGGCTGGCCGCCACCTTGGGGCCGGGGCTGGTGGTGATGCTGGCTGATACCGATGCCGGCAGCGTGCTGACCGCCGCCCAGAGCGGGGCGCAATGGGGCTATCGCTTGCTGCTGCTGCAATTCCTGATCATTCCGCTGCTGTTCATGGTGCAGGAGCTGACGGTGCGGCTGGCGCTGTCCAGCGGCAAGGGCTATGGCGAACTGGTGCTGCAGCGCTTTGGCCGTGGCTGGGCGCGGCTGTCCACCGCGGCCTTGATCCTCAGTTGCTTTGGCGCGCTGCTTACCGAAATGAGCGGCCTGTCCGGCGTGGCGCAGTTGTACGGCATGCCGGTATGGCAGAGCGTCGCGGTGCTGGCGCTGTTGATTTTCCTGATGGTGGCCAGCGGCAGTTACCGCCAGGTGGAGCGCATGGCCATGCTGCTGGGCGTGGCGGAGCTGGCTTTCCTGTGGATGGCCTGGCATGCCTGGCCGCAGTGGTCGCATATCCGCCAGCAGCTATTGCAACTGCCCTTGCAGGACCATGCTTATCTCTACCTGCTGGCCGCCAATCTGGGCAGCAGCGTGATGCCGTGGACGGTGTTCTACCAGCAGTCCGCGCTGATCGACAAAGGCTTGAGTCTGGCCGATCTGCGGGCGGCGCGCATCGATACCCTGCTGGGGGCGGTGTTGTGCCAGTTGATCACCGCCGCCGTGCTGATTGCCGCGGCCTCGGTATTTGCCGGGCATGGCGCGGTATTGCTGGATACCGTGCCGGAGCTGGCCAATGCCTTCGGGCAGGCGCTGGGGCCGCTGGCCGGGCGGCTGCTGTTTGCGCTGGCCCTGAGCGGCGGCGCGCTGGTGGCCACCATCGTGGTGTGCCTGTCCGCCGCCTGGGCGCTGGGCGAGCTGGGCGGGCGGCATCATGCGCTGGCCGAACATCCACGCGCCGCCCCCTGGTTTTATGCGGCATTTGCCCTGCTGCTGCTGTTGGCCGCTGCGGTGGTGGCCATCAGCCCCAGCCTGGTGCGGCTGTCGATTGCCACCGGGGTGCTCAATGCCGTGCTGCTGCCACTGGTGCTGGTTTTCCTGTATCGGCTGGCACGCAGTGAACTGCCTGCCGGCTTGCGACTGCAAGGGCCGTATGCCGTGCTGGTGGCAGCCCTGTTTATTCTGGCCGGTGGCCTTGGCCTGTTTGCCGGGCTTGCCGGTGCCCTGACGGCCTGA
- a CDS encoding YjbE family putative metal transport protein (Members of this highly hydrophobic protein family,regularly are found preceded by the yybP-ykoY manganese riboswitch (see RF00080). A metal cation transport function is proposed.), protein MELDGLMQALGMTLQVFMLDLILSGDNALVIAVACRSLPPQLMRKAVMLGTGFAILLRVLLTTVVGFLLQLPLLKLLGAVLLISIAIKLLLGDDDADSLPGNTADSRQLWSAVSVVVMADLALSMDNVVALAAAAQGSVLYLILGLLFSVPLLMYGSLLIARLLNGYPLLLPLGASLLAWVAGQLAVSDPLLLDWVNTQAPALQVVVPLLCVVFVLLESRIIRERAPGLTPPPPLGWLDGLTTRLARMGEATEASAAVPPRPAAAQNAVEQALPASTHRVPLLPPAVSVAAALPSAPATAASDGLQTSPRMALLVKLLLGLAALVGVCALGWLVFHLLSQGFLPTPTPSHKVKH, encoded by the coding sequence ATGGAGCTGGATGGTTTGATGCAGGCGCTGGGCATGACGCTGCAAGTGTTCATGCTGGACCTGATTCTGAGTGGCGACAATGCGCTGGTGATTGCGGTGGCCTGCCGTTCGCTGCCGCCGCAACTGATGCGCAAGGCTGTGATGCTGGGTACCGGTTTTGCCATTTTGCTGCGGGTGCTGCTTACCACGGTGGTGGGTTTCCTGTTGCAACTGCCCTTGCTCAAGCTGCTGGGCGCGGTCTTGCTGATCAGCATTGCCATCAAGCTGTTGCTGGGCGATGACGACGCGGACAGCCTGCCTGGCAATACCGCGGACAGCCGCCAGCTATGGTCGGCGGTATCGGTGGTGGTGATGGCCGATCTGGCCCTGAGCATGGACAATGTGGTGGCGCTGGCCGCCGCCGCGCAGGGCAGTGTGCTGTACCTGATTCTGGGCTTGCTGTTCAGCGTGCCTTTGCTGATGTACGGCAGCCTGCTGATTGCCCGGCTGCTGAATGGCTACCCGCTGCTGCTGCCGCTGGGGGCCAGCCTGCTGGCCTGGGTGGCCGGGCAATTGGCGGTGAGCGACCCGCTGCTGCTGGACTGGGTGAATACCCAGGCCCCGGCCTTGCAAGTGGTGGTGCCGCTGCTGTGCGTGGTGTTTGTGCTGCTGGAAAGCCGCATCATCCGCGAACGTGCGCCCGGACTGACGCCACCTCCGCCGCTGGGCTGGCTGGATGGCTTGACCACCCGGCTGGCCCGCATGGGTGAGGCAACTGAGGCCAGCGCTGCCGTGCCGCCACGCCCTGCTGCCGCGCAAAATGCCGTGGAACAGGCACTGCCTGCCAGCACCCACCGCGTGCCGCTGCTGCCCCCCGCCGTCTCCGTGGCGGCAGCGCTGCCGTCTGCGCCCGCCACAGCGGCCAGCGACGGCCTGCAGACCTCGCCCCGCATGGCACTGCTGGTGAAGCTGCTATTGGGCTTGGCCGCGCTGGTGGGGGTCTGCGCGCTGGGCTGGCTGGTATTCCATTTGCTGAGCCAGGGCTTTTTGCCCACGCCGACGCCCAGTCATAAAGTGAAGCACTGA
- a CDS encoding DUF1615 family protein: MYRYLSVAAVLGLSACASNVAPLVQPVPAPAPVLRPAPMPDPQSLLPAPVVKPVTPAPLVAPVSKPVPLPLQPAYNNEQEGSALLDKLLPRGIPARREWHGDIMTAFTHLKIPYAPQYFCAVLAVAEQESGFNPDPVVPNLSRIVWGQIEERRQKYFIPSLVVDAAMLKKSPNGQTYKERVNALRTKKQMNALFEDMIRELPFGQTIFEHKNPIRDGGPMQVSVAFAETQVRAWPYPYSYTSLRDEVFSLRGSVYFGTAILLQYPISYPDMVYRFADYNAGRYASRNAAFQLAVQHLSGQKLALDGDIMLYSDKMNRVLSGATSDTQRALNGLAGRLRLSPDEMARDLRQEKLAAFSQTEVYKRVFALAEQSGKAAPRQIIPQIVLISPKFTHQLTTEWFARRVDGRYEKCMQRGGFRP, translated from the coding sequence ATGTATCGTTATCTGTCTGTTGCCGCTGTGCTGGGCCTGAGCGCCTGTGCCAGCAATGTGGCCCCGCTGGTCCAGCCTGTTCCCGCTCCCGCTCCTGTGTTGCGCCCGGCCCCGATGCCGGACCCGCAAAGCCTGCTGCCCGCACCGGTCGTCAAGCCGGTGACGCCGGCCCCGCTGGTTGCTCCCGTCAGCAAGCCGGTGCCACTGCCGCTGCAACCGGCCTATAACAATGAGCAGGAAGGCAGCGCCTTGCTGGACAAGTTGCTGCCGCGCGGCATTCCGGCGCGGCGCGAATGGCATGGCGACATCATGACCGCCTTCACTCATCTGAAGATTCCGTATGCGCCGCAATACTTCTGCGCGGTGCTGGCGGTGGCGGAGCAGGAGTCCGGCTTCAACCCCGATCCGGTGGTGCCAAACCTGTCCAGGATTGTCTGGGGGCAGATCGAGGAGCGGCGGCAGAAGTATTTCATCCCCTCGCTGGTGGTGGATGCGGCCATGCTGAAGAAATCTCCCAATGGCCAGACCTACAAGGAACGGGTGAATGCCCTGCGCACCAAGAAGCAGATGAATGCGCTGTTTGAAGACATGATCCGCGAACTGCCGTTCGGCCAGACCATCTTCGAACACAAGAACCCCATCCGTGATGGCGGACCGATGCAGGTGAGCGTGGCCTTTGCCGAAACCCAGGTGCGTGCCTGGCCTTATCCCTATAGCTATACCAGCTTGCGCGACGAAGTATTCAGCCTGCGCGGCAGCGTGTATTTCGGCACCGCCATCCTGCTGCAATACCCCATCAGCTACCCGGACATGGTGTACCGCTTTGCCGACTACAACGCCGGGCGTTACGCCAGCCGCAATGCCGCCTTCCAGTTGGCGGTGCAGCATCTGTCCGGGCAAAAGCTGGCACTGGATGGCGACATCATGCTGTACAGCGACAAGATGAACCGCGTGTTGTCCGGTGCCACCAGCGACACCCAGCGCGCCCTCAACGGCCTGGCCGGGCGCTTGCGCCTGAGCCCGGACGAGATGGCGCGCGATCTGCGCCAGGAAAAACTGGCGGCGTTCAGCCAGACCGAAGTCTACAAGCGGGTGTTTGCACTGGCCGAGCAGTCCGGCAAGGCGGCACCGCGCCAGATCATCCCGCAAATCGTGCTGATCAGCCCCAAGTTCACCCACCAGTTGACGACAGAATGGTTTGCCAGACGGGTGGATGGCCGTTACGAAAAGTGCATGCAGCGCGGTGGCTTCCGGCCCTGA
- a CDS encoding HAD family hydrolase, protein MLAIFDLDDTLTDGDSSSLWLQFMVQHGLAAADMLPREAKLMAAYRRGELRMEDYMDFTLQPMQGRSVEEVAEWVERFIADIIAPIVFDQARDTLARYKAEGRTLLVISATGEHLVGPISRFLGADDFLAIQLATEAGCYTGNTSGVMTYQQGKVIRLQQWLQQHGQSLAGSHGYSDSINDVPLLQAVEVAYTVNADPKLAAVAAQQGWQPLFWSRQTQPAT, encoded by the coding sequence ATGCTGGCCATTTTCGATCTGGACGACACCCTCACCGACGGCGACAGCTCCAGCCTGTGGCTGCAATTCATGGTGCAACATGGTCTGGCCGCCGCCGACATGCTGCCGCGCGAGGCCAAGCTGATGGCCGCCTACCGCCGTGGCGAACTGCGCATGGAGGACTACATGGACTTCACCCTGCAGCCGATGCAGGGGCGCAGCGTGGAGGAAGTGGCCGAGTGGGTGGAGCGTTTCATTGCCGACATCATCGCCCCCATCGTGTTCGATCAGGCACGCGACACACTGGCACGCTACAAGGCCGAGGGGCGCACCCTGCTGGTGATCTCCGCCACCGGCGAACATCTGGTGGGGCCGATCTCGCGCTTTCTGGGGGCGGATGATTTCCTGGCCATCCAGCTGGCCACCGAGGCCGGCTGCTATACCGGCAACACCAGCGGGGTGATGACCTACCAGCAAGGCAAGGTGATCCGCCTGCAACAATGGCTGCAACAGCATGGCCAGAGCCTGGCCGGCAGCCACGGTTACAGCGACTCCATCAACGATGTGCCGCTATTGCAGGCGGTGGAGGTAGCTTACACGGTGAATGCCGACCCCAAGCTGGCCGCCGTGGCGGCACAGCAGGGCTGGCAGCCCTTGTTCTGGTCCCGCCAGACGCAGCCCGCCACATGA
- a CDS encoding ABC transporter ATP-binding protein — protein MAYLTINNLHKRFDDHVVVHDFNMSIEQGEFVTFLGPSGCGKTTVLRMIAGFETPTSGHIRVGGEDITHQSPQKRGIGMVFQSYALFPNMNVTQNIGFGLKMRKCDGAEIARKVAEVIKLVELSGKENHYPHELSGGQRQRVALARALVVEPRILLLDEPLSALDARIRKNLREQIRDIQRRLGLTTIFVTHDQEEALTMSDRIFVMNQGKVEQEGRAEMVYTQPATEFVARFMGNYNLLGAADSQRLLGLNINGHLAIRPESIHVLDAHSQQADTLAGTIRQHQLLGNIIRYQIESAGVTLQVDRLNRTASDLMPAGTEVRLQISRDDMREVR, from the coding sequence ATGGCTTACCTCACCATCAATAATCTGCACAAACGCTTTGACGACCATGTCGTGGTTCACGACTTCAACATGAGCATCGAACAGGGCGAATTCGTCACCTTCCTCGGCCCGTCCGGCTGCGGCAAGACCACCGTGCTGCGCATGATTGCCGGCTTTGAAACCCCCACCTCCGGCCACATCCGCGTGGGTGGCGAGGACATCACCCACCAGTCGCCGCAAAAGCGCGGCATCGGCATGGTGTTCCAGAGCTATGCGCTGTTTCCCAACATGAACGTGACGCAGAACATCGGCTTCGGCCTGAAAATGCGCAAGTGCGATGGCGCGGAGATTGCCCGCAAGGTGGCGGAAGTCATCAAGCTGGTGGAGCTCTCCGGCAAGGAAAACCACTACCCGCACGAACTGTCCGGCGGCCAGCGTCAGCGGGTGGCGCTGGCGCGCGCACTGGTGGTGGAGCCGCGCATCCTGCTGCTGGACGAACCGCTGTCGGCACTGGATGCCCGCATCCGCAAGAACCTGCGCGAACAGATTCGCGACATCCAGCGTCGTCTGGGCCTGACCACCATTTTCGTCACCCACGATCAGGAAGAAGCGCTCACCATGTCCGACCGCATCTTCGTGATGAATCAGGGCAAGGTGGAACAGGAAGGCCGTGCCGAAATGGTATACACCCAGCCGGCCACCGAATTCGTGGCCCGCTTCATGGGCAATTACAATCTGCTGGGCGCAGCCGACAGTCAGCGCCTGCTGGGGCTGAACATCAACGGTCATCTGGCCATCCGCCCGGAATCCATCCACGTGCTGGATGCCCACAGCCAGCAGGCCGACACCCTGGCCGGCACCATCCGCCAGCACCAGTTGCTGGGCAATATCATCCGCTACCAGATTGAAAGCGCGGGCGTCACCCTGCAGGTGGACCGGCTGAACCGCACCGCCAGCGACCTGATGCCGGCCGGCACCGAGGTGCGCTTGCAAATCAGCCGTGACGACATGCGCGAGGTGCGTTGA
- a CDS encoding ABC transporter permease: MKSTSRLGAWVAIAIGTIYFLLPLIATFEFSLKMNRDGYSFEAYKVVLSDPGFQATFGYSTLMAVLTIIVGILLVVPTAYWIQLKLPRLRPLVEFITLLPLVIPAIVIVFGYLKLYNSSAWLPLTGNDRATDFLLMCSYVTLALPYLYRSIDAGLRAIDVRTLTEAAESLGASWPSILLQVIFPNVKSAILSGAFLTFAVVIGEFTMASLLGRPAFGPYLQLIGANRAYEPSALAIIAFLVTWASMGLIQVFARNARPARKTA, translated from the coding sequence ATGAAATCGACATCGCGACTGGGCGCCTGGGTGGCCATTGCCATCGGCACCATTTACTTTTTGCTACCGCTGATTGCCACTTTCGAGTTCAGCCTGAAAATGAACCGCGACGGCTACAGCTTTGAAGCCTACAAGGTGGTGCTGTCCGACCCCGGTTTTCAGGCCACGTTCGGCTATTCCACGCTGATGGCGGTGCTTACCATCATCGTCGGCATTCTGCTGGTAGTGCCGACGGCCTACTGGATTCAGCTGAAACTGCCGCGCCTGCGTCCGCTGGTGGAATTCATCACCCTGCTGCCGCTGGTGATTCCGGCCATCGTCATCGTGTTCGGCTACCTCAAGCTGTACAACAGCAGCGCCTGGCTGCCCTTGACCGGCAATGACCGCGCCACCGACTTTCTGCTGATGTGCAGCTACGTCACGCTGGCGCTGCCCTATCTGTACCGCTCGATCGACGCCGGCCTGCGCGCCATTGATGTACGCACCCTGACCGAAGCAGCCGAGAGCCTGGGTGCCAGTTGGCCCAGCATCCTGCTGCAGGTGATTTTCCCGAATGTGAAGTCGGCCATCCTGTCCGGTGCCTTTCTTACCTTCGCGGTAGTGATTGGCGAATTCACCATGGCCAGCCTGCTGGGCCGCCCGGCCTTTGGCCCCTACCTGCAACTGATCGGTGCCAACCGCGCTTACGAGCCCTCGGCACTGGCCATCATCGCCTTCCTGGTGACCTGGGCCTCGATGGGGCTGATCCAGGTATTCGCCCGCAATGCCCGCCCGGCCCGCAAGACGGCCTGA
- a CDS encoding ABC transporter permease, whose protein sequence is MPTSPDSVTHCPPETGPARQRLAPSALNWLGVVPFFLFALLFLILPTATLMIGAFQDANGHFTLGNIAKLFDDSILSAYWISFEVSAASALGGSLIGLLLALAAIQGGLPAWIRPTLMTFSGVASNFAGIPLSFAFLSTLGRMGLVTVLLRNYADFDLYSTGFSILSFIGLTLTYLYFQIPLMVLIVTPAIDGLRAEWREACESLGGSSVAYWWHIALPILWPSILGSTLLLFANAFGAVATAYALTGSSLNIVPILLYAQIRGDVLHDQNLGYALALGMIVVTGLSNAGYIWLRSRAERGRE, encoded by the coding sequence ATGCCCACTTCACCCGATTCCGTCACACACTGCCCGCCCGAGACCGGCCCGGCTCGCCAGAGACTGGCACCATCTGCGCTGAACTGGCTGGGCGTGGTGCCGTTTTTCCTGTTTGCCCTGCTATTTCTCATCCTGCCCACCGCCACGCTGATGATAGGCGCGTTCCAGGATGCCAACGGCCATTTCACCCTGGGCAATATCGCCAAACTGTTTGACGACAGCATTCTGTCAGCCTACTGGATCAGCTTTGAAGTCAGCGCGGCGTCCGCACTGGGTGGCAGCCTGATCGGCCTGTTGCTGGCGCTGGCGGCGATTCAGGGCGGCCTGCCCGCCTGGATTCGCCCCACGCTGATGACCTTCTCCGGCGTGGCCTCCAATTTTGCCGGCATTCCGCTGTCGTTTGCCTTTTTGTCCACCCTGGGCCGCATGGGTCTGGTGACGGTACTGCTGCGCAACTATGCCGACTTCGACCTCTACAGCACCGGCTTTTCCATTCTCAGCTTCATCGGCCTGACGCTGACTTATCTGTACTTCCAGATTCCGCTGATGGTGCTGATTGTCACCCCGGCCATTGACGGCCTGCGTGCCGAATGGCGCGAAGCCTGCGAAAGCCTGGGCGGCAGCAGCGTCGCCTACTGGTGGCATATTGCCCTGCCCATTTTGTGGCCCAGCATTCTGGGCTCCACCCTGCTGCTGTTTGCCAATGCCTTTGGCGCGGTGGCCACTGCCTATGCGCTGACCGGCAGCTCGCTCAATATCGTGCCCATCCTGCTGTACGCGCAGATTCGTGGCGATGTGCTGCACGACCAGAACCTGGGCTATGCGCTGGCACTGGGCATGATTGTGGTGACCGGCCTGTCCAATGCCGGCTATATCTGGCTGCGCAGCCGCGCCGAAAGGGGGCGTGAATGA
- a CDS encoding ABC transporter substrate-binding protein translates to MNKKLMAAVVLSALSIGASAVHAQDLNSLIKAAKQEGELTTIALPHDWCGYGDLLAGFKAKYGIKVNELNPDAGSGDEVEAIKANKGNKGPQAPDVIDVGLSFGPQAKAAGLIQPYKVSTWNSIPAEVKDKDGYWYGDYYGVLAFEVNTDIIKKVPADWADLLKPEYKNAVALAGDPRTANQAIMGVYAAGLSQAGGNPAKAADAGLKFFSQLNKNGNFVPVIGKAASLAQGSTPIIVRWDYNALADRDTLKGNPKVAVVVPKSGVVAGVYVQAISAYAPHPNAAKLWMEYLYSDEGQLGWLKGYCHPSRFNDLAARKKVPADLLSKLPAAANYKKAVFPTLEQQEVYKATITKQWDSVVGSNVK, encoded by the coding sequence ATGAACAAGAAGCTGATGGCCGCAGTTGTTTTGTCCGCACTGAGTATTGGTGCTTCCGCTGTGCATGCACAGGATCTGAACAGCCTGATCAAGGCAGCAAAGCAGGAAGGTGAACTCACCACCATCGCCCTGCCGCATGACTGGTGTGGTTACGGCGACCTGCTGGCCGGCTTCAAGGCCAAGTACGGCATCAAGGTAAACGAACTGAACCCGGATGCCGGTTCCGGTGACGAGGTCGAGGCCATCAAGGCCAACAAGGGCAACAAGGGGCCGCAGGCGCCGGACGTGATTGACGTTGGCCTGTCCTTTGGCCCGCAAGCCAAGGCTGCCGGTCTGATCCAGCCGTACAAGGTGTCCACCTGGAACAGCATTCCGGCCGAAGTGAAGGACAAGGACGGCTACTGGTACGGCGATTACTACGGTGTGCTGGCGTTCGAAGTGAACACCGACATCATCAAGAAGGTACCGGCTGACTGGGCCGACCTGCTGAAACCGGAATACAAGAATGCCGTGGCGCTGGCCGGTGACCCGCGCACTGCCAACCAGGCCATCATGGGCGTGTACGCTGCCGGCCTGTCGCAAGCAGGCGGCAACCCGGCCAAGGCTGCCGACGCTGGCCTGAAGTTCTTCTCGCAACTGAACAAGAACGGCAACTTCGTGCCGGTAATCGGCAAGGCTGCCTCGCTGGCCCAGGGCAGCACCCCCATCATCGTGCGCTGGGACTACAACGCCCTGGCCGACCGCGACACCCTGAAGGGCAACCCGAAAGTGGCCGTGGTGGTGCCGAAGTCCGGCGTGGTGGCTGGCGTATACGTACAGGCCATCAGCGCCTACGCCCCGCACCCGAATGCCGCCAAGCTGTGGATGGAATACCTGTACTCCGACGAAGGCCAACTGGGCTGGCTGAAGGGCTACTGCCACCCCAGCCGCTTCAACGACCTGGCTGCCCGCAAGAAAGTCCCGGCCGACCTGCTGTCCAAGCTGCCGGCCGCAGCCAACTACAAGAAGGCCGTGTTCCCCACGCTGGAACAGCAGGAGGTCTACAAGGCCACCATCACCAAGCAGTGGGACAGCGTAGTGGGCAGCAACGTCAAGTAA